From a region of the Deltaproteobacteria bacterium genome:
- a CDS encoding 30S ribosomal protein S12 gives MPTVNQLVRKGRERLAKKAATPALAGSPQRRGVCVRVYTTTPKKPNSALRKVARVRLTSGYEVSSYIPGVGHNLQEHSVELVRGGRVKDLPGVRYHVVRGTLDSVGVADRKQGRSKYGAKKPS, from the coding sequence ATGCCTACAGTTAATCAGTTGGTCAGAAAAGGACGGGAGAGGCTTGCAAAGAAGGCGGCAACGCCGGCGCTGGCTGGTTCGCCACAGCGCAGAGGCGTTTGTGTGAGGGTTTACACAACGACGCCCAAGAAGCCCAATTCGGCTTTAAGAAAAGTGGCGAGAGTACGTTTGACAAGCGGTTATGAGGTAAGCTCTTACATACCAGGGGTTGGACACAATCTCCAGGAGCACTCCGTGGAGCTGGTCAGAGGGGGGAGAGTCAAGGATTTGCCCGGTGTCCGCTATCATGTTGTTCGCGGCACTCTTGATTCCGTCGGTGTTGCGGATCGGAAGCAGGGTAGGTCCAAGTATGGAGCGAAAAAACCGAGCTAA
- the rpsG gene encoding 30S ribosomal protein S7: MPRRREIAKREIQADPKYNSKLVAKFINNLMRCGKKSVAEFILYGAFDIIEKKLKEAPLEVFEKAVNNVKPVIEVKSRRVGGSTYQVPTEVVPSRRVALGIRWLITNSRERSEKTMREKLAAEFIDAANNRGASIKKRESVHKMAEANKAFAHYRF, encoded by the coding sequence ATGCCCAGAAGAAGAGAAATTGCAAAACGGGAGATCCAAGCGGACCCTAAATACAATAGCAAATTGGTGGCCAAGTTCATCAACAACCTGATGAGATGCGGCAAGAAGAGTGTGGCGGAGTTCATCCTTTACGGCGCTTTCGATATCATCGAAAAGAAACTGAAGGAAGCGCCCCTTGAGGTATTCGAAAAGGCCGTCAACAATGTTAAACCGGTGATTGAGGTCAAATCTAGGAGGGTAGGTGGATCGACCTATCAGGTGCCGACCGAAGTCGTCCCCTCAAGAAGGGTTGCGTTGGGTATCCGCTGGCTGATCACCAACTCGCGGGAGCGTTCTGAGAAAACGATGAGAGAAAAGCTGGCGGCGGAATTTATCGATGCAGCCAACAATCGAGGCGCCTCTATCAAGAAGCGGGAAAGTGTACACAAGATGGCGGAGGCAAACAAAGCATTCGCTCATTATAGATTTTAA